A region of Kribbella sp. NBC_01245 DNA encodes the following proteins:
- a CDS encoding MFS transporter, translating to MTTETLRPAGEADAPALGPVALTTLLFGAFLPMLSFFIINVALPAIGSDLRAGTGELQLVVGSYGIANATLLVVGGRFGDGFGRKRLFLWGLAGFTLTSLLCAIAPNIGVLLAARAVQGAAAAAMTPQVLSKISSLLTGAHRARAMAMFGVAGGLAAALGQILGGVLVSADLFGLGWRAVFLVNVPVGLVAIVLAVRLLPETRAINRLRVDGVGAGLLALTLVLLLLPLTEGRPLGWPLWTWVCLAAVIPAVVALGLWSRRTELRGAAPLIPPSVLRLRPMRIGLMLAVGFFTTFGGFMFVFALATQGEAGMSPLEGGLSLLPMAIGFLITSIYGPRLQTRYGAGLIVRGWLVQSVGYAGLSVVALTLWPDVTPLRMALPMLVAGFGGGLVMAPMMGVVVGQVPPQQAGLGSGMLLTTQQTCIALGAATVGTAYLALASTSWGQGGALAAVCLAIVAISLLMAPVTTRLSPR from the coding sequence ATGACAACAGAGACCTTGCGGCCCGCCGGCGAGGCGGATGCACCGGCACTCGGACCGGTCGCCCTCACCACCTTGCTGTTCGGCGCCTTCCTGCCGATGCTGTCGTTCTTCATCATCAACGTCGCGCTGCCCGCGATCGGATCGGACCTTCGCGCCGGCACGGGCGAGCTGCAGTTGGTCGTCGGCAGTTACGGCATCGCCAACGCCACTCTGCTGGTGGTCGGCGGCCGTTTCGGCGACGGATTCGGCCGGAAACGCCTGTTCTTATGGGGTTTGGCCGGCTTCACCCTGACGTCACTGCTCTGCGCGATCGCGCCGAACATCGGCGTACTGCTCGCCGCCCGGGCCGTCCAGGGCGCGGCCGCCGCCGCGATGACCCCGCAAGTCCTGTCGAAGATCAGCAGCCTGCTCACCGGTGCGCACCGGGCTCGCGCGATGGCGATGTTCGGTGTCGCGGGTGGTCTGGCCGCCGCGCTCGGGCAGATCCTCGGCGGCGTACTCGTATCCGCCGACCTCTTCGGCCTCGGCTGGCGGGCGGTCTTCCTGGTCAACGTCCCGGTCGGTCTGGTGGCGATCGTCCTCGCCGTACGTCTGCTGCCGGAAACGCGCGCGATCAACCGCCTCCGGGTGGACGGAGTCGGTGCGGGTCTTCTCGCGCTCACGCTGGTCTTATTGCTGCTGCCGCTGACCGAGGGACGCCCGCTCGGCTGGCCGCTGTGGACGTGGGTCTGCCTGGCTGCCGTCATCCCGGCCGTGGTCGCACTCGGGCTATGGTCGCGCCGCACCGAGCTTCGCGGCGCCGCGCCACTGATCCCGCCTTCCGTGCTGCGGCTTCGGCCGATGCGGATCGGGCTGATGCTGGCGGTCGGGTTCTTCACGACGTTCGGCGGTTTCATGTTCGTCTTCGCGCTCGCGACTCAGGGTGAAGCCGGAATGTCCCCGCTGGAAGGCGGTTTGAGCCTGCTGCCGATGGCGATCGGCTTCCTGATCACGTCGATCTACGGCCCGCGCTTGCAGACCCGGTACGGCGCTGGGCTGATCGTGCGCGGTTGGCTCGTACAGAGCGTGGGGTACGCCGGGCTCAGCGTTGTCGCCCTGACGCTCTGGCCCGACGTGACGCCGTTGCGGATGGCCTTGCCGATGCTGGTGGCCGGGTTCGGCGGCGGTCTCGTGATGGCGCCGATGATGGGCGTGGTCGTCGGCCAGGTGCCGCCGCAGCAGGCGGGCCTCGGCAGCGGGATGCTGCTCACCACTCAGCAGACGTGTATCGCCCTCGGCGCGGCCACGGTCGGCACGGCGTACCTGGCCCTCGCCTCGACATCGTGGGGCCAAGGCGGCGCACTGGCCGCCGTCTGCCTAGCCATCGTCGCCATCAGCCTATTGATGGCCCCTGTGACCACCCGGCTGTCGCCGCGTTAG
- the prfB gene encoding peptide chain release factor 2 yields the protein MAGPDFDADLKALDGTLTSIEKVLDLPAMQREIADLGEQVAAPDLWNDQANAQKVTSRLSRLEADVERVLSLRTRVDDLSVLVELARDENDADTLAEAEREIASLTKSIQSLEVRTLLSGEYDEREALVTIRSGAGGVDAADFAEMLQRMYLRWAERHGYPTEVYDTSYAEEAGLKSTTFGIKAPYGYGTLSVESGTHRLVRISPFDNQGRRQTSFAAVEVVPVLEQTDEIDVPEEELRIDVYRSSGPGGQSVNTTDSAVRITHIPTGTVVSCQNEKSQLQNKASAMVILKAKLLALKKAEERAHLDSLRGDVQGSWGDQMRSYVLHPYQMVKDLRTLYESGNTSGVFDGEIDDFIEAGIRWRRTGQTAADAN from the coding sequence GTGGCTGGACCTGATTTTGACGCTGACCTGAAGGCTCTCGACGGCACTTTGACGTCCATCGAGAAAGTTCTCGACCTGCCCGCGATGCAGCGGGAGATCGCCGACCTCGGCGAGCAGGTCGCCGCGCCGGACCTGTGGAACGACCAGGCCAACGCGCAGAAGGTGACCTCCCGGCTGTCCCGGCTCGAGGCCGACGTGGAGCGCGTCCTCAGCCTGCGGACCCGGGTGGACGACCTGTCCGTGCTGGTCGAGCTGGCCCGCGACGAGAACGACGCCGACACCCTGGCCGAGGCCGAGCGCGAGATCGCTTCGCTGACCAAGTCGATCCAGTCCCTCGAGGTTCGCACCCTGCTGTCGGGGGAGTACGACGAGCGTGAGGCCCTGGTCACGATCCGCTCCGGCGCGGGTGGTGTCGACGCCGCGGACTTCGCCGAGATGCTGCAGCGGATGTACCTGCGCTGGGCCGAGCGGCACGGCTACCCGACCGAGGTCTACGACACGTCGTACGCGGAAGAGGCCGGGCTCAAGTCGACCACGTTCGGCATCAAGGCGCCGTACGGCTATGGCACCTTGAGCGTCGAGTCGGGGACGCACCGGCTGGTCCGGATCTCGCCGTTCGACAACCAGGGCCGTCGGCAGACCTCGTTCGCCGCGGTCGAGGTGGTGCCGGTGCTGGAGCAGACCGACGAGATCGACGTACCGGAGGAGGAGCTGCGCATCGACGTCTACCGCTCGTCCGGTCCCGGCGGTCAGAGCGTCAACACCACCGACTCCGCCGTCCGGATCACGCACATCCCGACCGGCACCGTCGTCTCCTGCCAGAACGAGAAGTCCCAGCTGCAGAACAAGGCTTCCGCGATGGTCATCCTGAAGGCCAAGCTGCTCGCGCTGAAGAAGGCCGAAGAGCGCGCCCACCTCGACTCCCTGCGCGGTGACGTCCAGGGTTCGTGGGGTGACCAGATGCGGTCGTACGTCCTGCACCCCTACCAGATGGTCAAGGACCTCCGCACGCTCTACGAGTCCGGCAACACCAGCGGCGTCTTCGACGGTGAGATCGACGACTTCATCGAGGCCGGCATCCGCTGGCGCCGCACCGGGCAGACGGCCGCCGACGCCAACTAA
- a CDS encoding TetR/AcrR family transcriptional regulator yields the protein MTEMGRRERKKQLTRQAISDVATRLFMARGFDAVTVAEVAAAADVAVQTVFNHFPTKEDLFFDDASWVTGPAEAIRTAPPGEPPLETLRKHYLTAIRQRHELGYLASWPAFSRTIEGSPALVARVRQNAQTMEDLLAEALLERNPKTAPLLARLVAAQYGAAQKVLEQELARLMPTGEATDRQLARATKLLEVAIDRVFEALCSGNWES from the coding sequence ATGACTGAAATGGGCCGCCGCGAGCGCAAGAAGCAGCTGACCCGCCAGGCGATCTCGGATGTCGCGACCCGGCTGTTCATGGCGCGCGGGTTCGACGCGGTGACGGTCGCGGAGGTCGCGGCCGCGGCGGACGTGGCCGTGCAGACCGTGTTCAACCACTTCCCGACCAAGGAAGACCTGTTCTTCGACGATGCGAGCTGGGTCACCGGCCCGGCCGAAGCGATCCGTACGGCGCCACCGGGTGAGCCGCCGTTGGAGACCCTCCGCAAGCACTACCTGACGGCCATCCGGCAGCGCCACGAGCTCGGCTACCTGGCGAGCTGGCCGGCGTTTAGCCGGACCATCGAGGGCAGCCCAGCCCTTGTCGCAAGGGTGAGGCAGAACGCCCAGACCATGGAGGATCTACTCGCCGAGGCGTTGCTCGAGCGCAACCCCAAGACGGCGCCCCTGCTCGCCCGCCTCGTCGCCGCCCAGTACGGCGCCGCGCAGAAGGTGCTCGAACAGGAGCTCGCCCGCCTGATGCCGACGGGGGAAGCGACCGACCGCCAGCTCGCCCGGGCGACGAAGCTCCTGGAGGTCGCCATCGATCGCGTCTTCGAGGCCCTCTGCAGCGGCAACTGGGAAAGCTGA
- a CDS encoding SDR family oxidoreductase encodes MTVLILGARGKIAQLVATGLQTAGTPVRLAGRAGRPAPDGVLEYDPANPAPVLDGVNQVFLYADPSHAEAFVTAAESAGVKQVVLLSSAASQDGTADAATDPHGAAEAILATGSFATTFLQPGAFMTNALYWAYPIRATGEVRMPYLDAEEAPIHERDIADVAVEVLRAGPGGPHDGQGYELAGPESMTRRRQIELIAEITGVPAKPVDLTPAEGRAELAKAFGDGPLLDSLMSYWSSRVGIPYPLNDRVARLTGHPARTYTDWLTEHAASFSVGA; translated from the coding sequence ATGACTGTTCTGATTCTCGGCGCCCGCGGCAAGATCGCCCAGCTCGTCGCGACCGGCCTGCAGACGGCCGGCACGCCCGTACGACTCGCCGGCCGCGCTGGTCGGCCGGCGCCCGACGGCGTACTCGAATACGACCCGGCCAACCCCGCACCGGTACTCGATGGCGTCAACCAGGTCTTCCTGTACGCCGATCCGTCGCACGCCGAGGCCTTCGTCACCGCGGCCGAGTCGGCCGGCGTCAAGCAGGTCGTACTGCTCTCGTCCGCCGCCTCGCAGGACGGCACGGCCGACGCAGCGACCGACCCGCACGGCGCCGCAGAGGCGATCCTCGCGACCGGGTCATTCGCGACGACGTTCCTGCAGCCGGGCGCGTTCATGACGAATGCCTTGTACTGGGCGTACCCGATCCGCGCCACGGGCGAGGTCCGGATGCCTTACCTGGACGCCGAGGAGGCCCCGATCCACGAGCGCGATATCGCCGACGTGGCTGTCGAGGTGCTCCGCGCGGGACCCGGCGGGCCGCATGACGGCCAGGGCTACGAGCTGGCCGGCCCGGAGTCGATGACCCGCCGTCGTCAGATCGAGCTCATCGCCGAGATCACCGGCGTACCGGCGAAGCCCGTCGACCTCACTCCCGCGGAGGGGCGTGCCGAGTTGGCCAAGGCGTTCGGCGACGGGCCATTGCTCGATTCGCTGATGTCTTACTGGTCTTCACGGGTGGGCATTCCGTATCCGCTCAACGACCGGGTCGCGCGGCTCACCGGCCACCCTGCCCGGACGTACACCGACTGGCTGACCGAGCACGCCGCCAGCTTCAGCGTTGGCGCCTAA
- a CDS encoding SDR family NAD(P)-dependent oxidoreductase: protein MEINLTGRRALVTGSSQGIGLAIATELARAGATVIVNGRSQDKTDEAAKSITNELPDADVVAIAADLATAEGAAALQAQAGQIDILVNNLGIFGSQPALEISDEEWSRYFEVNVLSAVRLIRMYLPAMMERGWGRIMNIASDSAVVIPIEMVHYGVTKTALLGVSRGFAKVAAGTGVTVNSVIAGPTHTPGVEEFVAELVGDDRPWEEAQRQFMREHRPQSLIQRLIEPNEIGNLIVYLSSDLASATTGGAIRVDGGYVDAILP, encoded by the coding sequence ATGGAGATCAACCTGACTGGTCGTCGTGCTCTTGTCACCGGATCGAGCCAGGGGATCGGGCTCGCGATCGCCACCGAGCTGGCCCGGGCCGGCGCGACCGTGATCGTGAATGGCCGGAGCCAGGACAAGACCGACGAGGCCGCCAAGTCCATCACCAATGAGCTGCCGGACGCGGACGTCGTCGCCATCGCGGCCGACCTGGCCACCGCCGAAGGTGCCGCCGCCCTCCAGGCTCAGGCTGGGCAGATCGACATTCTGGTCAACAACCTTGGCATCTTCGGCAGCCAGCCCGCGCTGGAGATCTCCGATGAGGAGTGGTCGCGCTACTTCGAGGTGAACGTGCTCTCGGCGGTGCGGCTGATCCGGATGTACCTGCCCGCCATGATGGAGCGCGGTTGGGGTCGGATCATGAACATCGCGAGCGATTCGGCCGTGGTGATCCCGATCGAGATGGTCCATTACGGCGTGACCAAGACCGCCCTGCTGGGCGTGAGCCGCGGCTTCGCGAAGGTCGCCGCGGGCACCGGTGTCACCGTGAACTCGGTCATCGCCGGACCGACGCATACGCCGGGCGTCGAGGAGTTCGTGGCCGAGCTGGTCGGGGATGACCGGCCGTGGGAGGAGGCGCAGCGCCAGTTCATGCGCGAGCACCGCCCGCAATCGCTGATCCAGCGCCTGATCGAGCCGAACGAGATCGGCAACCTGATCGTCTACCTCAGCTCGGACCTGGCCTCCGCGACGACCGGTGGCGCGATCCGCGTCGACGGCGGCTACGTCGACGCGATCCTGCCTTAG
- a CDS encoding PaaI family thioesterase, with protein MTAIDFASLSGLELMRWVQTERPADIPSIGRLLGMRFDEVEHGRVVISLDTRPDFANPLGTVHGGIAATLLDSALGCAVHTTLAAGVGYTTLELKVNYIRTAQTNGQTLTATGTVIHAGRRTATAEGKVLDEQGKLIAHATTTCLIL; from the coding sequence ATGACGGCTATTGATTTCGCGTCGTTGTCTGGGCTGGAGCTGATGCGGTGGGTGCAGACGGAGCGGCCGGCTGATATTCCGTCCATTGGGCGGTTGCTTGGTATGCGTTTTGATGAGGTTGAGCACGGCCGCGTTGTCATCTCGCTCGATACTCGTCCGGACTTTGCGAATCCGCTCGGTACGGTCCATGGCGGTATTGCGGCGACTCTGCTGGACTCCGCTCTCGGGTGTGCGGTGCATACGACGTTGGCGGCCGGTGTTGGCTATACGACGTTGGAGCTCAAGGTGAATTACATCCGCACGGCGCAGACCAACGGGCAGACCCTTACCGCGACTGGCACTGTCATTCACGCCGGGCGTCGTACCGCGACTGCAGAGGGCAAAGTCCTTGATGAGCAAGGGAAATTGATCGCGCACGCGACCACCACATGCCTGATCCTGTAG
- a CDS encoding TetR/AcrR family transcriptional regulator translates to MNARRGNSRERMVLSAAALLGEFGASGTSIDRVLEHSGAPRGSVYHHFPGGRAQLIDETVAYAGDFIAGMIETGTQADDPVEGIDAFFAVWRERLLKSDFRAGCPIVAVAVEANDDAPQLARSAAAVFARWQDALVVLFVRNGLSAERGKRLAAFVLAAIEGAVVMCRAERSIAPLEAAAGEIRDLLLHALANARADQDARPDRGAETK, encoded by the coding sequence GTGAATGCGCGTAGGGGCAATAGTCGTGAGCGGATGGTGTTGAGTGCGGCGGCGCTGTTGGGTGAGTTCGGCGCCAGTGGGACCAGCATCGATCGGGTGCTTGAGCACAGCGGGGCGCCTCGTGGATCGGTGTATCACCACTTTCCCGGCGGTCGGGCGCAGTTGATCGACGAGACGGTGGCGTACGCCGGGGACTTCATCGCGGGGATGATCGAGACTGGCACGCAGGCCGATGATCCGGTGGAGGGTATCGACGCGTTCTTCGCGGTCTGGCGGGAGCGGTTGCTCAAGAGTGACTTCCGGGCCGGCTGCCCGATCGTGGCGGTGGCGGTGGAGGCGAACGATGATGCTCCGCAGTTGGCTCGTTCTGCGGCCGCGGTGTTCGCTCGGTGGCAGGACGCGCTTGTGGTTCTGTTCGTGCGGAATGGGCTGTCAGCCGAGCGAGGTAAGCGGCTGGCCGCGTTCGTCCTCGCGGCGATCGAGGGGGCCGTGGTCATGTGCCGAGCTGAGCGGAGTATCGCCCCCTTGGAAGCTGCCGCCGGCGAGATCCGCGACCTCCTGCTGCACGCCCTAGCCAACGCCCGCGCCGATCAAGACGCCCGGCCAGATCGCGGCGCCGAAACAAAGTAA
- a CDS encoding pilus assembly protein TadG-related protein, which produces MTVLIIGFAAVVLLMVAVVTDISKAFLVRRDLDATADGAVLAAANGLALHRDQTGATAEIDLDEATRLTGEYLEAVNAESTFDGLTWSTTVDGQTVIVTLTSTVDLPFEPPGWDTTPEITSNAAAIIRLN; this is translated from the coding sequence ATGACCGTGCTGATCATCGGTTTCGCAGCCGTCGTACTGCTGATGGTCGCCGTAGTCACGGATATCTCGAAGGCCTTCCTAGTACGGCGCGACCTCGACGCCACGGCAGACGGCGCCGTACTAGCCGCCGCCAACGGCCTCGCCCTCCACCGCGACCAGACCGGCGCCACCGCCGAGATCGACCTCGACGAGGCGACCCGCCTGACCGGCGAATACCTCGAAGCAGTCAACGCGGAATCAACGTTCGACGGCCTGACCTGGTCCACCACGGTCGACGGCCAAACGGTCATCGTCACACTGACCTCAACCGTCGACCTGCCCTTCGAACCACCCGGCTGGGACACCACCCCGGAGATCACCTCAAACGCCGCCGCCATCATCCGCCTCAACTGA
- a CDS encoding TadE/TadG family type IV pilus assembly protein: protein MVDFVLVSLLVVPLFVGLLQLGLYLYVRNTIAAAASEGAHYAAVIDRDASDGEFRTRSLIGGVVQDELIDDIRAEAIDLNGQPAVRVVVNAHMPPLGLWGPGLAFTVRGHAIKETGQ from the coding sequence GTGGTCGACTTCGTGCTGGTCTCGTTACTAGTCGTCCCGCTCTTCGTCGGCCTGCTCCAACTCGGCCTCTACCTATACGTGCGCAACACCATCGCAGCCGCCGCCTCGGAAGGCGCCCACTACGCGGCCGTCATCGACCGAGACGCGTCCGACGGCGAATTCCGCACCCGCTCACTCATCGGCGGTGTCGTACAAGATGAACTGATCGACGACATCCGCGCCGAGGCGATCGACCTCAACGGCCAACCCGCCGTTCGCGTCGTCGTAAACGCGCACATGCCGCCACTAGGGCTGTGGGGACCGGGCCTCGCCTTCACCGTCCGCGGCCACGCCATCAAGGAGACCGGCCAATGA
- a CDS encoding type II secretion system F family protein, with protein sequence MSPWWLGGSLGTLFGIGLLLVVRRVPFLHKPSVDDRISPYLRDLSGPEVFVGVTSSSSPFHALMRLFEPSLRNGARRLERLLGGAASVRKRLARAGIDRGVEEFRIEQVLWGAAFFGIALVMSLIALTAGKGNPLGLIIFCAVAGVLGVLSRDTYLTSQVRRRERRLLAELPTVAEMLALAVAAGEGPAAALDRVARSSRGELAQELQRVLAETRAGESLVRALDALADRTGLVALSRFADGLAVALERGTPLADVLRAQAGDIREANRRELIENGARREVAMMVPVVFLVLPVTVVFAFFPGAVGIRLMAG encoded by the coding sequence ATGAGCCCGTGGTGGTTGGGCGGATCGCTCGGCACGTTATTCGGCATCGGCCTGCTGCTCGTCGTACGACGCGTGCCATTCCTGCACAAGCCGTCGGTCGACGACCGGATCAGCCCGTACCTGCGGGATCTCAGTGGGCCCGAAGTCTTCGTCGGGGTGACCAGTTCGTCCTCGCCGTTCCACGCGTTGATGCGGTTGTTCGAGCCGTCGCTGCGCAATGGGGCCAGGCGGTTGGAGCGCCTGCTGGGTGGTGCGGCGTCGGTGCGAAAACGGCTCGCGCGAGCCGGAATCGACCGTGGCGTTGAGGAATTCCGGATCGAGCAGGTCCTCTGGGGTGCGGCCTTCTTCGGTATCGCCCTGGTCATGTCGTTGATCGCGCTGACCGCGGGCAAGGGCAATCCGCTCGGCCTGATCATCTTCTGCGCGGTGGCCGGGGTGCTCGGCGTGCTCTCACGCGACACCTATCTGACGTCCCAGGTCCGTCGGCGCGAGCGGCGCCTGCTGGCCGAGCTGCCGACCGTGGCCGAGATGCTCGCGCTGGCGGTCGCTGCCGGTGAGGGTCCGGCCGCGGCGCTCGACCGGGTAGCGCGATCGAGCCGGGGCGAGCTGGCGCAGGAGCTTCAGCGCGTGCTGGCAGAAACCCGTGCGGGGGAGTCGCTGGTCCGCGCACTCGACGCCCTGGCCGATCGGACCGGGTTGGTGGCGCTGTCCCGCTTCGCCGATGGGCTAGCCGTTGCGCTGGAGCGAGGCACGCCGCTGGCCGACGTACTGCGGGCCCAGGCGGGCGACATTCGCGAGGCGAACCGCCGGGAGCTGATCGAGAACGGCGCCCGTCGCGAGGTCGCGATGATGGTGCCGGTGGTGTTCCTCGTTCTGCCCGTGACCGTGGTTTTCGCGTTCTTCCCCGGCGCTGTCGGGATTCGGCTGATGGCCGGTTAG
- a CDS encoding type II secretion system F family protein yields the protein MIGLLLGLFLGVGLLLIAWSFVVPPSPGPRTDGRLTSASRELLAEAGVEGVTPGAFIGVCAMAGLTGFLLMFVVSGALPIGLVFGVLAGGGPVTLLKGRVRRRRAEFRELWPDVVDNIASAVRAGLSLSEALAQVGDRGPLPLREPFRRFGADYASTGRFAESLDRLKARLADPVGDRVVEALRIAREVGGGDLGRLLRSLSTFLRDDARTRSELEARQSWSINGARVAVAAPWLVLAMLSFQGEVIRRYNSPAGAVVIGIGAVLCLLAYRVMLRIGRLPEPERVLR from the coding sequence TTGATCGGCTTGCTGCTCGGGCTGTTCCTCGGGGTCGGCCTGCTGCTGATCGCCTGGTCATTCGTGGTGCCGCCGTCGCCCGGCCCGCGGACTGATGGCCGATTGACCTCGGCCAGTCGCGAGCTGCTCGCCGAGGCCGGCGTCGAGGGCGTCACGCCTGGGGCCTTCATCGGGGTCTGCGCGATGGCCGGGTTGACCGGATTCCTGCTGATGTTCGTCGTATCGGGCGCGCTGCCGATCGGCCTGGTCTTCGGCGTACTCGCTGGCGGCGGTCCGGTGACGTTGCTCAAGGGTCGCGTACGTCGTCGCCGGGCCGAATTCCGTGAGCTTTGGCCGGACGTGGTGGACAACATCGCCTCCGCCGTACGGGCCGGGCTCTCGTTGTCGGAGGCTCTCGCGCAGGTTGGGGATCGCGGGCCGTTGCCGTTGCGGGAGCCGTTCCGCCGGTTCGGCGCGGATTACGCCTCGACCGGGCGGTTCGCGGAATCGCTCGACCGGTTGAAGGCGCGGTTGGCCGATCCGGTTGGCGATCGGGTGGTCGAGGCCTTGCGGATTGCTCGCGAGGTAGGCGGTGGCGACCTCGGGCGGTTGCTGCGCTCGCTCTCGACGTTCCTGCGCGACGACGCGCGGACCAGATCCGAGCTGGAGGCTCGCCAGTCCTGGTCGATCAACGGCGCCCGGGTCGCGGTCGCGGCGCCGTGGCTGGTGCTGGCGATGCTCTCGTTCCAGGGCGAGGTGATCCGGCGCTACAACTCACCTGCCGGAGCCGTCGTGATCGGTATTGGGGCCGTTCTCTGCCTATTGGCGTACCGCGTGATGCTGCGGATCGGCCGACTACCCGAGCCCGAGCGGGTGCTGCGATGA